The genomic DNA TTCATCCAATAGAACTCGCTGCTCCTCTTCGGAAATAATCCATTTCAATCTCGCGACATATAAGGAAAATAACAGAAGATTGATCACTTGAGCCGTGAAGGCTTTGGTACTCGCGACTCCGATTTCCGGTCCTGCATCGGTTCTAATATAGGAATCCGACTCTCTGGCAATGGTAGAATTCACGTTATTTACGAGAGATACCACTTTAATGAACTTTGCCTTTGCTTCCAAAATCGAAGCGAGAGTATCGGCAGTTTCACCCGATTGGGAAATTCCGATAATTAAAGTATCGCCTTCGACTACGGGATTACGGTATCTGAATTCGGAGGAAGTTTCCGTATCGGTTTGAATCTTCGCAAAATTTTCAAGATAATGTTTTCCGAGCATTCCCGAGTAATAACTCGTTCCCGCGGCTTGAATGATAATTCTATTGACTCTGGAAAGTACGTCTCTCGAAATCGCGGTTTCCGGAAATTGTATTTCCCCGTTATCCGAAATCCTAGATTGAATGATCCTTCTAAAAATTCCGGGCTGCTCGTGGATTTCCTTAATCATGAAATGCGGATATCCGCCTTTATCCACGTCTTCGAATTTAATCTCTTGATTCTTGAATTCGAGAGTTTTTTCAACGCCGTCGAATCCGAAAATCTTGCATTCGGTTTTTGTAAAGTATCCCCATTCTTTCGAATTGATATAGTAAACTTCCCGACAATTGCGAGTCAAAGGAGAGATATCCGACGCGAGATAATATTCTTCTTTGCCTTTTCCGATCAGTAAAGGAGCTCCATCTTGGGCAAAATAAACGCGTTCAGGCTCGTTATCGAAAACCACCGCAATGGCCCATTTCCCGTCGACCTTAGAAAACAATTCTAAGAAAGCTTCCTTATTGGATTTTCCCCTCTTTCGACTTTCGGCCAAGAGATTCGGCAGCACTTCCGTATCCGTCATGCTGTGAAAAACATGACCTTGGTGTTTTAGTTCCTGACGGAGTTCTCCGTAAT from Leptospira fainei serovar Hurstbridge str. BUT 6 includes the following:
- the glmS gene encoding glutamine--fructose-6-phosphate transaminase (isomerizing), which produces MCGIVGYAGDKNVESVLVVGLISLEYRGYDSAGIAVLDKGEIQVRKQKGKIKDLENYLKEHPVRGNVGIGHTRWATHGEPSQINAHPHTDSKGIVAVVHNGIIENYGELRQELKHQGHVFHSMTDTEVLPNLLAESRKRGKSNKEAFLELFSKVDGKWAIAVVFDNEPERVYFAQDGAPLLIGKGKEEYYLASDISPLTRNCREVYYINSKEWGYFTKTECKIFGFDGVEKTLEFKNQEIKFEDVDKGGYPHFMIKEIHEQPGIFRRIIQSRISDNGEIQFPETAISRDVLSRVNRIIIQAAGTSYYSGMLGKHYLENFAKIQTDTETSSEFRYRNPVVEGDTLIIGISQSGETADTLASILEAKAKFIKVVSLVNNVNSTIARESDSYIRTDAGPEIGVASTKAFTAQVINLLLFSLYVARLKWIISEEEQRVLLDEIRLLPGKMDQILAKAPLLESWAADFTKTKDFVFLGRTYNHPVALEGALKLKEVSYIHASGYAGGEFKHGPIALITNEVPVVCLATKSEIYSKMLSNIQEIKARNGIIISIVTEGDKEARELSDYCFEVPDCPEILSPILNVLPLQLLAYYSAVARGCPPDQPRNLAKSVTVE